A window of Felis catus isolate Fca126 chromosome A3, F.catus_Fca126_mat1.0, whole genome shotgun sequence genomic DNA:
ACACCGGCTCCAGGGCCCGCTCGGGTCACACTTGGATGTGGGGGGACAGCCCTGCTCAGGCGGCTGGGTGGCCTGCCCTGGGTGGGTCTGGGTGAGAGCAGGATCAAGGGCAATGCCTGGGGGCGGCAAGGGACACGGTCCCCTCTCCCTGAACTAGCCGGCTGGGAGCTTGTCccctggggaggcaggtgggcaggggcccAGGCCTGAGCCTTTGGGGACAAGGCCCCACCCTGACCCTCGTCCGGGCACCGGACACCGTTCTGGTTTGGTGATCCTTCGGATTTCTTTGGTTTCAGCGGTCTTTCCCACTGGCCTGGGtgttcctggcacagaggcttgtggggggggggggcgatgtcAGGCCATCGCTGGGTGCAGAGAGCCTTGCTCAGACACTGCCCCCGGCACCCTGTGCCTCTCTGCCTGGCCCCCTGCCCTCGGGACCCTGTGGGCAACGGGCACTCTGAGGGGGTCCTCCCCGAACCTTGGGCAAAGGGCCCACCTGGGGCCAGCCCCCTCCTAGGTGTGACCCATGGGGGCTGGGGTGTGCTGTGGCCCACAGAGGCGGCATCAGTGCCACAGGGCTCAGTGTGAGGCCCTGGGACTTCTCGTCCCAGACCCCTGTGTTCTGCACGGACCCCCGTCCCTGCTGCGCTCCAAAAGGCTCCATCACGTGTTGGGGTCTGAGTTGGGGTCTGATGGCCCAGAGGACGGTGCTCCCCAGCAGAAACGTGGCAGATGGCCCCTCCCCATTCGCCGGTAGggaataagggggggggggtgagggcagTGCAGGGCGGGGCCACGGGACTTCTCAGGGTGTGTGGTCCAGCCTCCTCACCTGGACAGGTGACCACACTGTGACCTCGAGAGGGAACCGGCCGGGcctcccactcccacctcccctgTTCCAGCCCCTTACCTGTCCTCAAGGTGCTGAGGCTCTGGTCCTACAGGGCAAGTTTGTCGAGGGGCCAGCCTGGTGAGCGCAGGACCTGTGCGAACCCAGCTTGCTTTAATGACGGTCAGCCGGAGGCGCAGGCGCCTGGTCACCGAGGACACACCTGCCCAAGGGCGGTCTTGAGCAGCTGGGAGGGTGGAGCACATTGGCAGGGTCCCCGGAGGGCGGCTGTCCTCCAGCAGCAGCCTGGGAGCCATCACACTCGCCATCTCACACGTCTGCGTGGCTGGGGGAGCGCCAGGCCCTGGCCGCCTGAGAAGTCAGGCAAGCCTTGTCCCCACTCTCCTTCTGGGAGGGTTCAGGGTCCTTGTCCCCACATTCTAAATCCCCTCGGGCTGACCATCCTGGGCTTGGTTGCCTCCAGGGACGGGGCACTCACTCCTTCTGAGGTCGCCTGCTTCCCGTGTTCAGCACAGGCCTGTCTTTGTGGGTGAGGAAAATACTCAGGGCCCAGagagtggggggtgagggggagagggggagtagagagagaaggaggaaggggggagggagatggagagagagacagggaggctcCAGTCACCCAAGGGAGTTACAACAACGGCCCTTCTCTGTGTCCCAGGATGAGAAGAACCAGATGATGACGACTAACGTGTGGGTGAAGCAGGTGAGCGAGTGCGGCCCCCTCCACCCCTGGCCTCGTTCCTCCCCCCACAGccctccctgcctgtccctcctcccccccctttccctctccccctcccccacacctctccCCCACGGCCCTCCCCCTCACAGCTGTggcttcccccccacctccccctgcccccaggaatGGCATGACTACAAGCTGCGCTGGGACCCTGCCGACTACGAGAACGTCACCTCCATTCGCATTCCCTCCGAGCTCATCTGGCGGCCGGACATCGTCCTTTACAACAAGTGAGCCCCTGGGAGGTCGGCGGGCGGGGGCGCAGGTACCTGTGTCCGGGTGCCAGTGATCCAGGCCATCCAGGCGCGAGCAAGAGGTGGTGGCCTGTGTGGGCCCCACTGTCGGGAGCCAGGGCTGAGGCctctggaagggaaggggggtGAGCAAAGCAGGAGACGAGGGCCCTGGGGGCTCTGTCCCTGCCTGgaccggccccccgccccccccaccccagtcctgccccagggCGACTGCAGGCCCCAGAGCTGCCCCCCTACCGGCCGCACTCACTGTCCCCAGCCGGGCAGGTGGTCCCTTGCCACGCACACAACCACCCGGCCCAGCTCGGTGTCCCCAGTCCCCCTGTGCGGTCAGCCTTCCCAGCACTGGCACCTTCACGCTGCTGAGCGAGTGCCCCCCGGACGCCTCCCTGAATCTGTTCTTGGATGTGGCCGTCCTGTGCCAGGAAGCCGGTGCTTTCCAGGCACGGCCGTGGCAGGGGGTGGGCTCCAACTCCTCCTTTCCCGGGACCCTTGCAGGGGGATCCTGAGCCCGGGGCAGCCCGACGACGTCCTCCTCTGTCCCCGTGTCACTGCCGGGTCACAGCTGGGCTGTTTGTTCAGGCTCAGGCCGGGGCAGCAGCTCCCACAGCAGTTACAATTACGAACAAAGCAAGTGGCAGCACTTAGCTCCCCCCggacccctgccctccccactgccAGACCCCAGCGGGCTGTGGTACAAAGCCCCTCCCGGGCCCCCGGGCGATGGGCCTGACCTATAAAACGTTGCTATTTGATTAAGAACGATTGGGCTCCTTTTCCAACTTAATTGATTCCAGTAATAACAGCGGGAGAGCTGGAGGGTTCTCCGAGATGCATTAGAGGGGGTCAGCTCCGTGAGGGGAAGGCTCTCTCCGCAGGGCACGGTCCTCTGCTCTCTACGACCAGCCCCTGCCGCCACCCCAGCCCTCCCGGGGTCCCCGGtctgctccccacacccctcaCCCCAGGACCTAGCACCACACCGTCTGAGTGGCGGATTCAGAGGATGCGCATCAGTGTCAGCGCCCTGGGCCCCCAGGGGAGCCTTCCTGCTGTGGTCACACCAGACCCTCCCTGGGCAGGACGTGCTGGCTGAGAAGCAGCTCTGGGATCTGTACAGACCCCCCGGGACTGCAGCCCAGGATGGGGCTACACTCAAAGTCCCTCCTTGTTTCTCCTCCTTCCGGGTCCCTGGGGGAGGTGGCGGGTGGACCCCCAGCTTCTCTGTGAGGCTGCGGTCGACACAGGGGCTTTGTCTGCGCAGGGCTGCGGTGGTGGGCGAGGAAGGGTCCCGGAGCCGGTGGCCGATGGTGGCCAAGCCACGGCCACCAGGAGGGCTCGTTTCCAGGGGCAACGGGAGGCCGCTGACCAGGCTGCTGTCCACTTGAGTGTGGCCGGGTGGTCGCCCTGGGCCACTGGGTGAGGGGAAAGGGGGGGGCAGCTTTCTGGTAGCTTTGGGGAATCCCCTTGGTTGGAGGCCGTGCTGTCTGTCCATTCGGGGGCTTCTCCACGTGAGCCCTTGGGGGCAGAGTGTCTCGCAAGGCCTCTTACACGCAGCACCACACGGATGGGGGTTCGAGGGGCCTGGAGCAGGGGGCCCGGACAGGCTGGGACGGCGCCCCTGCTCTGCCGTAGAACGTGCTCGGGCTCTGCCCGTCCAGTCCCGACGTCCACGCCCCTCGGCTCCCCGGAGGCACAGCCCTGCTGGACGCCTGCCGTGGAACCAGACACCCCTGGCGCCGGGCCTCGCCCCTGCACCGCCGGGGCCTCGGGGCCGGGCCGGGAAGACGTTGGACCCTCCGGGCCGCCTTCTGAGATCCTCTGCTTCCTGAAGATGCGGCCAGGCTGCTGCACATCAGGGAGCATGTCCACCCGCAGGCCCAGGCCACAGGTCCAGACGAGCACGGCCTCCTGGGAGGCGTCTCGGGGATCTGAGCCGGGGCTGGGCCGGGCCAGGAGACGGGGGCCTTGCGGCTGGGGGCACGTGGGGGCGTGGCCGCAGGGGTCAGCGGGCTGTGTCCCAGGAGAAAACTCCGATCCTGTCTGCAGGCATCAAAACCCAGAGGCCTGGGTGCAGATTCCCAGTTCCTGGGGTTGCTTTCCGTGAACTTCTGGAACattccctgccctgcctggaggaTCAGGGCTGCCGGGCTCACGCCACCGACTGGAGCCTCTGATCTCCGTGCAGAATGTTTGCTGAGTGGCGTTGGTTCATTTGCTTTGTGCCTCAGAGGGGCAAGGCTTTGGGTTTGGAGCGATGTTGCCGAGGGAGGACAGTCTTGCATCATCCTGCCGGGGAGAGAGCCTCAGCCCCAGGCCAGCGTCCAGCGGCCCCCAGTGGAAAGCCCGGCCCCTCTTCGTGGGGATGCATTTGCGGGTCTCCACCTGCCACCGACCTAGACGTCAGCTAGGAAGGGTCACGGAGGTCATGGGATCGGGTTGGTGCCCACTGAGAGCATGGCGGGGGGTCTCTGAGCTGGATGTGGGGGACGGGGAGGTGTTCACTGGGGCTGCGGGCTTCTAGGCCCGGGCTGAGTGCACCCGCGGTGGGTGTGGGAAGCAGGGGTGTGGGCCGGCACGGAAGGCTGGGGTCTGAGCCCTTGGTGGGCGCCTGACCCACACCCGGGGCTGAGCAGCTGGTGTCGAGGGTCTGGGGTCTGCCGGCAGCTTCTCTGGCTGAGCTGCTGTGCCAGCAGGTTGTGGTGAACCCCCAGCTCCACGGTCTTCGAGCCACTGTCCTTGGGGCTCCGTGGGGCCGTGGGGAGGTTCCCTGCCAGCCTTTCAGAGCCAAGCCTGGGGCTGCCGCTGTCTCCACCTGCTCGTGGCCACCACGCCtcggggagactgaggccaggagaATGGTGACACTGGCTGGGGACCCCGCTGGCAACCAGGGGCTTCCAGCCACGGAGGAGAGCAGGGCCGACTCCAGGAGCCGATGAGGTTCCTGGGCCCCACTCCACACTCGCCAGGCACACTCGTGGAGACAGTGAGGCAGACGCTGCTGTCTGGGAAGCCTGGGGTCACAGACAGTATCCCCCCGGCCCTGTTCTGTGCCCGCTCGGCCTGTGGACAGGAGCCAACACCCGCCCCCGGCCAAGGGCGAGGCAAGAGGGCGGATGGCCAGGCCCTGGCCCTGCCGTCTCCTGCTCATGTGGCCTGGGGTCCTCGCCTGTGCAGGAGGGGAGTAACCTCACCTGTGAGTtgtgggggcagcagagagagagtagCAAAGTGCCCAGTGGTGCGGGCGCGCCTGGTCTGGGGCAGGAGACGGTGACCAGACAGGCCCCCGCCCCGCTTGGCCCAACCCCCTAGGTGACCTACAGGGGACCAGGCCCAGTGCCCTGAGACCCTGCGGAGTTCTGTGGCCTGGTGCCCGCAGCCATTTTCACGTCCGTGCCGTCATGTACACGGGGTGTGGGTGGGGGCCAGGACCCTCTGAGGAGCCGTGGCCTTTGCCCTCCGCCCTGGGCCGTGGGGAGGGCCCCCCTCGCCCTCACACCGGGGACGGGAGCTCCCCGACCTCGGACCCTTGCAGGGACCTGACCCCCCTTTAGGCTGCCCGCGGGCCCTGGCCCAGACTAGTTCCTGGCTCCAGGACAGAAACGGACCGGCGGCcaggccccccgcccctgccccggcgcagggccccctccctgcctctccccgccACGGGATCGCCGCCAAGCCGCGTGTCCCCCCAGGGTAGGGGCGATAAGCTGAGGCAGGTGGCTGACCACGACGCGCCCGGGGGCCCCCAGCTCCGCCCCCGCCCTTGGGGGGTGCGCCCGTGAGCCGGGAGCGGTGCCGGGGGGTCTCACGCCCCTCTCTTCCTGCGCAGCGCGGACGGGGACTTTGCGGTCACCCACCTGACCAAGGCCCACCTCTTCCACGACGGGCGGGTCCAGTGGACGCCCCCGGCCATCTACAAGAGCTCCTGCAGCATCGACGTCACCTTCTTCCCCTTCGACCAGCAGAACTGCACCATGAAGTTCGGGTCCTGGACCTACGACAAGGCCAAGATCGACCTGGTGAACATGCACAGCCGCGTGGACCAGCTGGACCTGTGGGAGAGCGGGGAGTGGGTCATCGTGGACGCCGTGGGCACCTACAACACCAGGAAGTACGAGTGCTGTGCCGAGGTCTACCCGGACATCACCTACGCCTTCGTCATCCGGCGCCTGCCCCTCTTCTACACCATCAACCTCATCATCCCCTGCCTGCTCATCTCCTGCCTCACGGTGCTGGTCTTCTACCTGCCGTCCGAGTGCGGAGAGAAGATCACGCTGTGCATCTCCGTGCTGCTCTCGCTCACCGTCTTCCTGCTGCTCATCACCGAGAtcatcccctccacctccctggtCATCCCGCTCATCGGCGAGTACCTGCTCTTCACCATGATCTTCGTCACGCTGTCCATCGTCATCACCGTCTTCGTGCTCAACGTGCACCACCGCTCCCCGCGCACGCACACCATGCCCGCCTGGGTCCGCCGGGTCTTCCTGGACGTCGTGCCCCGCCTGCTCTTCATGAAACGGCCGTCGGTGGTCAAGGACAACTGCAGGCGCCTCATCGAGTCCATGCACAAGATGGCCGGCGCCCCGGGCTTCTGGCCCGAGCCCGAGGGGGAGCCCACCCTCACGAGCGCAGCTCAGAGCCAGGGCCCCTCGCCCGCCTCGCCCGCCTCGCCCTCCCCGTCCTCCCGCGGCCCCCTGGACGAGCCGGCCAAGGCCCAGGCGGCCTGCAAGCTGCCCTCGGACCAGGTCCCTGCCCCGCAGCCCTCGGAGGCGGAGAAGGGGAGCCCCTGCCCCTCGCCTGATCCCTGCCACCCGCCCTCCGGCACCCGGGCCCCGGGGCTCGCCAAAGCCCGGTCCCTGAGTGCCCAGCACGTGTCCAGCCCCGCCGAAGCCGCGGAGGACGGCGTCCGGTGCCGGTCTCGGAGCATCCAGTGCTGCGTTCCCCCAGACGATGCCGCCTCCCAGGCCGGGGGCCCTGTGGCCGGCTCCCCCGCCTTTCTGAAGGCCAGCTCGGCCGAGCTCCCGCCTCCAGACCAGCCCTCTCCGTGCAAGTGCAGGTGCCAGAAGGAGCCGTCCCCAAACGCCGCGCTCAAAGCCCGCGGCACCAAAGCCGCGCCCCGGCACCTGCCCCTGTCCCCGGCGCTGACGCGGGCCGTAGAGGGCGTCCAGTACATCGCAGACCATCTGAAGGCAGAAGACACGGACTTCTCGGTAAGTTTCTGCCCATGGCTGTGTCTGGAGGTGTCCCTGGCTGGACAgacgctctctgcctctctttcgtCTCCGGAGGAGGGAGCGGCCAGGGAAAAGTCCAAAGGCCGGGGCCCAGACCCAGGCTACTGAGCTCTGGGATGCACGCACCTCGAGCCCCGACCCTGTCCTGCTCTCTATTCCCTGAGCATCTGACACTGGAGGGAGGTCGCAGGGGTGGCACTGGGGCAGGTGGCCCAGAGCGTCTAGCGGAGAGTGGACCGCAGGGGTGTCCTTGCTGTTCAGGACACAGGGATCCTGCAGACAGAAGGCAGGCCCAGGACGTCTGGGCGCTATTGCTGGCCTCCAGGAAAGCCCTGTCCAAGCGGGGCGTGGGcttctggggaggggctgggggtggcagggccccggggcggaggaggaggagtaggGAGAGGGAAGGACTGGGGTCTGGGGCACAGCCCTGCCTCTTCGGCCAGCACCCCACATGTCAAGCTGGGAGTCGTGGGCGAAGGGGCTCTATCGCTGGCCTGGCTACAAGGACCTGGGGACCCCGGGACCCCAGCTGTGGAGGAGCGCAGTCACCGGCAGGGATCGGAGGGCGCCCTGACAGTGTCCCCAGTCCCTCTGCTGAGTGTCAGCCCCTAGGGCACAACGCACCTGTTGTGCTCGGCTCACGAAGGAGAGGTTACTGGATGTGCCCTGGACGCCCAGCTGGTGGGCACTGGGCCCAGGGACGGGCCATCTCTGCCTGACCCCCACTGCTAGGGAGCATTCCTTTTTCCTTGTAGTGATGCTTGTCCACCCGTCCTAGCTCAGACTTGGCTGAAATCTCAGGACCTCATGTAGCCAGGAGTGAGGTGGGGACATCTGCAAGgtcagagcacaggcagaggaagTGAGAGGGGTCTCCGGCCCTGGTCGGTCTGCTGGGCCGCTATTTGCTGGTCAGCCTGGGGCCTGACCTCTGCCCTGCTGCATTGACCTTGCCCTTGTCAACTGTGTCCTGCCCACCGGTGCTGCTGCTGCCGTGATGGGGACGCTGCTGTCCCTGCCTGCACCTTGGGTAATGGCCCCTGATTGTTTATGGGACACGTGTGGCCCCAGGACCATGTGCCCCATGGCTGAGTGAGCCCTGGAGAGGATCAGGGGTGCTGCCTGCACAGCACATCCCCGGTTTCCCAGGTACCCTGCTGAACCTCAAGAGGCTGTGAAGCTGTTCTGGAGGTTTCCAGAAGGTTCTGCCCTGGACCCCATTTTGCTGCCAGCTCTTAAAGAACAGATGGTTCCCTAACTCGATGTGGGGGTCCGAGCACTGCTGGGAGTCTGAGTACTGCTGGGGGATCCGAGCCCTGGTGGGGAGTTGGAGCACTGCTGGGGGTGGGAGTACAGCTGGGGGTGGGAGCACTGCTGAGGGTCCAAGCTGGGGTCCgagctggggggtgggagcaCAGCTGGGGGTCTGAGCACTGCTGGGGGTCCGAGCTGGGGGGGTGGGAGCACAGCTGGGGGTCCGAGCTGGGGTCCGAGCTGGGGGTGGGAGCACTGCTGGGGGTCCAAGCTGGGGtctgagctgggggtgggagcaCTGCTGGGGGTCTGAGCACAGGGTGGGAGCACGGCTGGGGGTCTGAGCACTGCTGGGGGTCCGAGCTGGGGGTGGGAGCACAGCTGGGGGGT
This region includes:
- the CHRNA4 gene encoding neuronal acetylcholine receptor subunit alpha-4 isoform X1 — protein: MELGGPGAPPPPLLPPLLLLLGAGFLPASSHVETRAHAEERLLKKLFAGYNKWSRPVANISDVVLVHFGLSIAQLIDVDEKNQMMTTNVWVKQEWHDYKLRWDPADYENVTSIRIPSELIWRPDIVLYNNADGDFAVTHLTKAHLFHDGRVQWTPPAIYKSSCSIDVTFFPFDQQNCTMKFGSWTYDKAKIDLVNMHSRVDQLDLWESGEWVIVDAVGTYNTRKYECCAEVYPDITYAFVIRRLPLFYTINLIIPCLLISCLTVLVFYLPSECGEKITLCISVLLSLTVFLLLITEIIPSTSLVIPLIGEYLLFTMIFVTLSIVITVFVLNVHHRSPRTHTMPAWVRRVFLDVVPRLLFMKRPSVVKDNCRRLIESMHKMAGAPGFWPEPEGEPTLTSAAQSQGPSPASPASPSPSSRGPLDEPAKAQAACKLPSDQVPAPQPSEAEKGSPCPSPDPCHPPSGTRAPGLAKARSLSAQHVSSPAEAAEDGVRCRSRSIQCCVPPDDAASQAGGPVAGSPAFLKASSAELPPPDQPSPCKCRCQKEPSPNAALKARGTKAAPRHLPLSPALTRAVEGVQYIADHLKAEDTDFSVKEDWKYVAMVIDRIFLWVFVLVCLLGTAGLFLPPWLAGMI
- the CHRNA4 gene encoding neuronal acetylcholine receptor subunit alpha-4 isoform X2; protein product: MKFGSWTYDKAKIDLVNMHSRVDQLDLWESGEWVIVDAVGTYNTRKYECCAEVYPDITYAFVIRRLPLFYTINLIIPCLLISCLTVLVFYLPSECGEKITLCISVLLSLTVFLLLITEIIPSTSLVIPLIGEYLLFTMIFVTLSIVITVFVLNVHHRSPRTHTMPAWVRRVFLDVVPRLLFMKRPSVVKDNCRRLIESMHKMAGAPGFWPEPEGEPTLTSAAQSQGPSPASPASPSPSSRGPLDEPAKAQAACKLPSDQVPAPQPSEAEKGSPCPSPDPCHPPSGTRAPGLAKARSLSAQHVSSPAEAAEDGVRCRSRSIQCCVPPDDAASQAGGPVAGSPAFLKASSAELPPPDQPSPCKCRCQKEPSPNAALKARGTKAAPRHLPLSPALTRAVEGVQYIADHLKAEDTDFSVKEDWKYVAMVIDRIFLWVFVLVCLLGTAGLFLPPWLAGMI